One genomic segment of Streptomyces sp. RKND-216 includes these proteins:
- a CDS encoding BTAD domain-containing putative transcriptional regulator, which yields MGAEGHSTREPGQRDRLRFTVLGPVLAWRGEAQLPTGSPQQKALLAVLLLHAGRTATAERLIDGLWGDDPPDQAKAAVRTYASRLRKALGPDAEHLVSESGGYALRVRDADVRVDLDVAAEYAEQAEKAEAAGDPARARQLYDAALQQWTGESLAHVPGPYAQTQRARLEEWRLTLAEHGLDLDLQVGCHANAVSELTALTAAHPLRERLRELLMLALYRSGRQAEALAVYADTRRLLADELGVDPRPELSELQRRILEADDGLRLPGDAPAATSGEEAEIARPAQLPATVSDFTGRAGLVAELGDELATAEGTVMAVSAVAGIGGVGKTTLAVHVAHAAREHFPDGQLYVDLQGAGPSAADPEAVLGAFLRALGTPDPAIPDGVEERAALFRSRLAGRRVLTLLDNARDAAQVRPLLPGAEGCAALVTSRTRMVDLAGAHLVDLDVMSPEEAMTLFTRIVGAERVNAERQAAMDVVAACGFLPLAIRIAASRLAARRTWTVDVLASKLADERRRLDELQAGDQAVKATFELGYSQLDKDQARAFRLLGLADGPDIALHAAAALLDREPAEAEDLLESLVDTSLLESAAPGRYRFHDLLRLYARQCAERDEQPPAERDAALSRLLDFYLATAAGVYALDQPGERLVDHLAPTDRDGLRFPDQSTAVDWLFAESACYLACARQLASGATLERAVDLLMVTTALSEAGMNIRAYEETALALREAACRAGAGRTEARARSVLTGLYLTVGRFDEADEEARVAGVLGLAAQDPIAEAYALNDRGIVANCQNRFADAEEFLSQALDCFRADRNEPSVASALCNLARARLGLGRTESAVELSRQAVDIYSSLAVTTRLGNGLYALGMALTAAGRYDDAKTSLDRSLEVFRQSRQRLWEGMAHFRLAELHLADGEHAAGAERAEQALAIVRHTGGSWRHADALTVLGRCLDAIGHNRRAQACWEEALGTYEESGSDEAAEVRALLETVVAV from the coding sequence ATGGGTGCCGAGGGCCACAGCACACGGGAACCCGGGCAGCGCGACAGACTGCGCTTCACCGTGCTCGGCCCGGTGCTCGCCTGGCGGGGAGAGGCGCAGCTGCCGACCGGCTCGCCCCAGCAGAAGGCGCTGCTGGCCGTCCTGTTGCTGCACGCGGGTCGTACGGCCACCGCCGAGCGCCTCATCGACGGTCTGTGGGGCGATGACCCGCCCGACCAGGCGAAGGCCGCCGTGCGCACGTACGCGTCCCGGCTGCGGAAGGCCCTCGGGCCGGACGCGGAGCACCTGGTGAGCGAATCGGGCGGGTACGCGCTGCGGGTGCGCGACGCGGACGTGCGTGTCGACCTCGACGTCGCCGCCGAGTACGCCGAGCAGGCGGAGAAGGCGGAGGCCGCCGGCGACCCCGCGCGCGCCCGGCAGCTGTACGACGCGGCGCTGCAGCAGTGGACCGGTGAGTCCCTGGCCCACGTCCCGGGCCCGTACGCGCAGACGCAGCGGGCCCGGCTGGAGGAGTGGCGGCTGACGCTGGCCGAACACGGCCTGGATCTCGACCTCCAGGTCGGCTGCCACGCCAACGCGGTCTCCGAACTGACCGCGCTCACCGCGGCCCACCCGCTGCGGGAGCGGCTGCGCGAACTGCTGATGCTCGCGCTCTACCGCAGCGGCCGGCAGGCCGAGGCCCTCGCGGTGTACGCCGACACCCGCCGCCTGCTGGCGGACGAACTCGGCGTGGACCCGCGCCCGGAGCTGTCCGAACTCCAGCGGCGCATTCTGGAGGCCGACGACGGCCTGCGGCTCCCCGGTGACGCCCCCGCGGCGACCTCCGGCGAGGAAGCGGAGATCGCCCGCCCCGCGCAACTCCCGGCCACCGTGTCCGACTTCACCGGCCGGGCCGGCCTGGTCGCGGAACTGGGCGACGAACTGGCCACGGCCGAGGGCACGGTGATGGCCGTGTCGGCCGTCGCCGGCATCGGCGGCGTGGGCAAGACGACGCTCGCGGTGCACGTCGCCCACGCGGCACGGGAGCACTTTCCCGACGGCCAGCTCTACGTCGACCTCCAGGGCGCAGGCCCGTCGGCGGCGGACCCGGAGGCCGTGCTCGGGGCGTTCCTGCGGGCCCTGGGCACACCGGATCCGGCCATTCCCGACGGAGTTGAGGAGCGTGCGGCGCTGTTCCGTTCACGGCTCGCCGGCCGGCGCGTGCTGACCCTGCTGGACAACGCCCGGGACGCCGCGCAGGTACGCCCGCTGCTGCCGGGCGCGGAGGGTTGCGCGGCACTCGTGACCAGCCGCACCCGCATGGTGGACCTGGCCGGCGCCCACCTGGTCGACCTGGACGTGATGAGCCCCGAGGAGGCGATGACCCTCTTCACCCGCATCGTCGGCGCGGAACGCGTGAACGCCGAACGGCAGGCGGCCATGGACGTGGTGGCGGCCTGCGGCTTCCTGCCGCTGGCGATCCGCATCGCCGCCTCACGGCTCGCCGCACGCCGCACCTGGACGGTCGACGTCCTCGCCTCGAAGCTCGCCGACGAACGGCGCCGACTGGACGAACTCCAGGCAGGCGACCAGGCGGTGAAGGCGACCTTCGAACTCGGCTACAGCCAGCTCGACAAGGACCAGGCCCGCGCGTTCCGCCTGCTCGGCCTGGCCGACGGCCCGGACATCGCGCTGCACGCCGCCGCCGCGCTGCTGGACCGTGAACCGGCGGAGGCGGAGGACCTGCTGGAGTCGCTGGTCGACACCTCTCTCCTGGAGTCGGCCGCACCGGGCCGCTACCGCTTCCACGACCTGCTGCGCCTGTACGCCCGCCAGTGCGCCGAGCGGGACGAACAACCCCCCGCCGAACGGGATGCGGCGCTGAGCCGGCTCCTGGACTTCTACCTGGCCACCGCAGCCGGGGTGTACGCCCTCGACCAGCCCGGCGAACGGCTCGTCGACCACCTGGCGCCCACGGACCGCGACGGACTCCGCTTCCCGGACCAGTCCACCGCGGTGGACTGGCTGTTCGCCGAGTCGGCCTGCTACCTGGCCTGTGCACGGCAGCTCGCCTCCGGCGCGACGCTGGAGCGGGCCGTCGACCTGCTGATGGTCACCACGGCGCTCAGCGAGGCGGGGATGAACATCCGCGCCTACGAGGAGACCGCCCTCGCACTGCGGGAGGCCGCCTGCCGGGCGGGTGCCGGACGGACGGAGGCGCGGGCCCGTTCGGTGCTGACCGGCCTGTACCTGACCGTGGGCCGCTTCGACGAGGCGGACGAGGAGGCCCGGGTCGCCGGAGTTCTGGGGCTGGCGGCACAGGACCCGATCGCCGAGGCGTACGCGCTCAACGACCGCGGCATCGTCGCCAACTGCCAGAACCGGTTCGCGGACGCCGAGGAGTTCCTCAGCCAGGCGCTGGACTGCTTCCGCGCCGACCGCAACGAGCCGTCCGTGGCCAGCGCGCTGTGCAACCTGGCGCGGGCCAGGCTGGGCCTGGGCCGGACCGAGAGCGCCGTGGAGCTCAGCCGGCAGGCAGTGGACATCTACAGCAGCCTCGCCGTCACCACCCGGCTGGGCAACGGCCTGTACGCACTCGGCATGGCCCTCACCGCAGCAGGCCGGTACGACGATGCGAAGACCAGCCTGGACCGTTCCCTGGAGGTCTTCCGGCAGAGCCGCCAGCGGCTGTGGGAGGGCATGGCGCACTTCCGGCTCGCCGAACTGCACCTCGCCGACGGCGAGCACGCCGCGGGGGCGGAGCGGGCCGAGCAGGCCCTCGCCATCGTCCGCCACACCGGCGGGTCCTGGCGCCACGCGGACGCCCTGACGGTGCTCGGCCGCTGTCTCGACGCCATAGGGCACAACCGGCGCGCGCAGGCCTGCTGGGAGGAGGCGCTGGGCACCTACGAGGAGTCGGGGTCCGACGAGGCGGCCGAGGTACGGGCCCTGCTGGAGACAGTCGTCGCCGTCTGA
- a CDS encoding class I SAM-dependent methyltransferase, which translates to MTRTFEDLVAEAAAAPVTGWDFSWLDGRATEQRPSWGYQRMMGDRMARASAALDVQTGGGEVLAGVTRLPVPTVATESWPPNVAKATRLLHPRGVTVVADADEPPLPFADEAFDLVVSRHPVTTWWEEIARVLRPGGTYFSQQVGPASVFEVTEHFLGPQPAGTRSRRHPDDARAAAEAAGLTVTDLRSESLHTAFHDVGAVVWFLRKVIWIVPGFTVERYREELRALHERIEADGPFVATTTRFLIEARKRAVS; encoded by the coding sequence ATGACGCGCACCTTCGAGGACCTGGTGGCCGAGGCCGCAGCCGCACCCGTCACGGGCTGGGACTTCTCCTGGCTCGACGGCCGGGCGACCGAGCAGCGCCCCTCCTGGGGCTACCAGCGCATGATGGGCGACCGGATGGCCCGCGCCTCCGCCGCGCTGGACGTCCAGACCGGCGGTGGCGAGGTACTCGCCGGCGTGACGCGGCTGCCCGTGCCGACGGTGGCGACCGAGTCCTGGCCGCCGAACGTCGCGAAGGCCACACGCCTGCTGCATCCGCGCGGAGTGACCGTGGTCGCCGACGCGGACGAGCCGCCCCTGCCCTTCGCCGACGAGGCGTTCGACCTGGTCGTCAGCCGGCACCCGGTGACCACCTGGTGGGAGGAGATCGCCCGCGTACTGCGGCCCGGCGGCACGTACTTCTCCCAGCAGGTCGGTCCGGCGAGCGTGTTCGAGGTGACCGAGCACTTCCTCGGACCGCAGCCCGCCGGGACGCGGAGCCGACGGCATCCGGACGACGCCCGCGCCGCGGCGGAGGCCGCCGGCCTGACCGTCACCGACCTGCGGTCGGAGTCGCTGCACACCGCGTTCCACGACGTGGGTGCGGTGGTGTGGTTCCTGCGCAAGGTGATCTGGATCGTGCCCGGCTTCACCGTCGAGCGGTACCGGGAGGAACTCCGCGCGCTGCACGAACGCATCGAGGCGGACGGTCCGTTCGTCGCCACCACCACCCGCTTCCTGATCGAGGCCCGCAAGCGCGCCGTGTCGTGA
- a CDS encoding LacI family DNA-binding transcriptional regulator codes for MAATIIDVARRAGLSTATVSRALRGLPNVSESARARVQQAAEELSYTVSPIASQLSSGRTGAVGVVLPFVNRWFFGQVVSGIDSVLRAHDMDLLLYNLGDTRVHERFFERMPVRRRVDALIVLTLPLSEDETRALSSLAVPVAVLGEPTPPFWNVRIDNSGAAATAVRHLVNLGHRRIGLITGAAHDPRRFATPILRRDAYRTALEAAGIRYDPRLEAMGHFGIEEGAAAMAQLLTLPEPPTAVFAESDEMAFGALRTLRRMRLRCPEDVSVIGFDDHETAHLMDLTTIAQPVVEQGALLARLVLKALAGSHEEPSDTVLPTRLVVRGTTGVARRDAAPGVPPSPGAATDSGTGTRGARSPVP; via the coding sequence ATGGCCGCGACCATCATCGACGTCGCCCGCCGTGCGGGACTGTCGACGGCGACGGTGTCACGGGCGCTGCGCGGGCTGCCGAACGTCTCCGAGAGCGCCCGGGCCCGCGTCCAGCAGGCGGCGGAAGAGCTGTCGTACACCGTCTCGCCCATCGCGTCCCAGCTCAGCTCCGGACGCACCGGCGCCGTCGGCGTCGTCCTGCCCTTCGTCAACCGCTGGTTCTTCGGCCAGGTGGTGTCCGGCATCGACTCGGTGCTGCGCGCCCACGACATGGACCTGCTGCTCTACAACCTGGGCGACACCCGGGTGCACGAGCGGTTCTTCGAGAGGATGCCGGTGCGCCGCCGGGTCGATGCGCTGATCGTGCTGACCCTGCCGCTGTCCGAGGACGAGACCCGCGCGCTCTCCTCGCTGGCGGTGCCGGTCGCCGTGCTGGGCGAGCCCACCCCGCCGTTCTGGAACGTGCGCATCGACAACTCGGGGGCGGCAGCGACGGCCGTACGGCACCTGGTCAACCTCGGGCACCGGCGCATCGGGCTGATCACCGGTGCCGCGCACGACCCGCGGCGGTTCGCCACGCCGATACTGCGCCGCGACGCCTACCGCACGGCGCTGGAGGCGGCGGGCATCCGGTACGACCCCAGGCTGGAGGCGATGGGGCACTTCGGCATCGAGGAGGGCGCCGCAGCAATGGCGCAGCTGCTCACCCTGCCCGAGCCGCCGACCGCGGTCTTCGCCGAATCCGACGAAATGGCGTTCGGCGCGCTGCGCACGCTGCGCCGGATGCGGCTGCGCTGCCCCGAGGACGTCTCCGTCATCGGCTTCGACGACCACGAGACCGCCCACCTGATGGACCTGACGACCATCGCCCAACCGGTGGTGGAGCAGGGTGCCTTACTCGCCCGCCTGGTGCTCAAGGCGCTCGCGGGCTCGCACGAGGAGCCGTCGGACACGGTCCTCCCGACCCGGCTCGTCGTCCGGGGCACCACCGGAGTCGCCCGGCGCGACGCGGCTCCCGGCGTCCCGCCGTCACCCGGCGCCGCCACCGACAGCGGAACCGGCACCCGCGGAGCCCGTTCCCCCGTCCCTTGA
- a CDS encoding ABC transporter substrate-binding protein — MLPSQRPRRTVRKAAAATCAALTALTMAGCGSGESDDASSSSGEYTGRGPITYVAGKDTSGYVQDMLDVWNKKHPDEKVTFVELPTDADAQRQQMIQNAETESDAYSVLSVDVVWNAEFAANRWIDELPADDFPTDKMLDPVVETGKYRDKLYSMPMASDGGLLYYRTDLLEKAGIEEPPSTWAQMKKDCAEIKKLPEAKGMDCYAGQFEKYEGLTVNFSEAVNSAGGEIVTDAGKPKVDSPEAAKGLDFLVESFKEGTVPKKAITFQEEDGRRAFQGGDLIFHRNWPYIHNLASADDGSSKVAGKFDVAPLPGLDGPGTSSLGGHNLALSSHAKNKATAVDFIKYFTSHSSAKKRLDIASIAPPYADLYDDKAMIDQSPYLPELKESILNAEPRPRVVNYGEATLAMQEQAYAALTGKKSTGEALAALQKELGKLTSAR, encoded by the coding sequence ATGCTGCCCTCTCAGCGCCCACGCAGGACCGTAAGGAAGGCCGCGGCCGCCACCTGCGCGGCACTCACCGCGCTCACGATGGCGGGCTGCGGTTCCGGCGAGAGCGACGACGCGTCCTCCTCATCCGGTGAGTACACCGGACGCGGCCCCATCACCTACGTCGCCGGCAAGGACACCAGCGGCTACGTGCAGGACATGCTCGACGTCTGGAACAAGAAGCACCCGGACGAGAAGGTCACCTTCGTCGAGCTGCCCACGGACGCCGACGCGCAGCGGCAGCAGATGATCCAGAACGCCGAGACCGAGTCCGACGCCTACTCCGTGCTCTCCGTGGACGTGGTGTGGAACGCCGAGTTCGCGGCGAACCGCTGGATCGACGAACTGCCGGCCGACGACTTCCCGACCGACAAGATGCTCGACCCGGTTGTGGAGACCGGCAAGTACCGCGACAAGCTGTACTCCATGCCCATGGCGTCCGACGGCGGCCTGCTCTACTACCGCACGGACCTGTTGGAGAAGGCCGGGATCGAGGAGCCGCCGAGCACCTGGGCGCAGATGAAGAAGGACTGCGCGGAGATCAAGAAGCTGCCCGAGGCCAAGGGCATGGACTGCTACGCGGGTCAGTTCGAGAAGTACGAGGGCCTCACCGTCAACTTCTCCGAGGCCGTCAACTCCGCGGGCGGCGAGATCGTCACCGACGCCGGCAAGCCCAAGGTCGACAGCCCGGAGGCGGCGAAGGGCCTCGACTTCCTCGTGGAGTCCTTCAAGGAGGGCACCGTCCCGAAGAAGGCCATCACCTTCCAGGAGGAGGACGGCCGCCGGGCGTTCCAGGGCGGTGACCTGATCTTCCACCGCAACTGGCCGTACATCCACAACCTCGCCTCCGCCGACGACGGCTCCAGCAAGGTGGCCGGCAAGTTCGACGTGGCCCCGCTCCCCGGCCTCGACGGCCCCGGCACCTCCAGCCTCGGCGGCCACAACCTGGCGCTGTCCTCGCACGCCAAGAACAAGGCGACGGCCGTCGACTTCATCAAGTACTTCACCAGCCACTCCAGCGCCAAGAAGCGCCTGGACATCGCCTCCATCGCCCCGCCGTACGCCGACCTGTACGACGACAAGGCCATGATCGATCAGTCCCCGTACCTGCCGGAACTGAAGGAGTCCATCCTCAACGCCGAACCGCGCCCGCGCGTCGTGAACTACGGCGAGGCCACCCTCGCCATGCAGGAGCAGGCGTACGCCGCCCTCACCGGCAAGAAGAGCACCGGCGAGGCCCTGGCGGCCCTCCAGAAGGAGCTCGGCAAGCTCACCAGCGCCCGCTGA
- a CDS encoding sugar ABC transporter permease: MLDTTTRGSDDDSVRTPRTTTPKKGPGRRTKRATAGAGRLATLLISPTLLVLGVVILYPTIMAIHTSLFGEKGIDPETGFVNETEPFVGLDNYAAILGSRADEFWNAFWNTSYFTVTTVALETVIGVGMALIMHQALKGRALIRASILIPWAIPTAVSALLWRWVFNTDGVANAMLPGTTLWTADGVQAQFAVIIAEVWKTAPFVGLLTLAGLQLIPREVYEAARVDGAGAVGRFWHITLPLVKPALLVAVLFRTLDALRMFDLPYILIGAQKDSVETLSMLAQAEASNVNFGPASAYAVLLFVYVFLIALAFIRLLGADLVGGEDGAGGGGRRRGLLKSFAGRGRTGAPSRRKEAVGA; this comes from the coding sequence ATGCTCGACACCACGACGCGAGGGTCCGACGACGACAGCGTCCGCACCCCGCGCACCACCACGCCGAAGAAGGGCCCCGGCAGGCGCACCAAGCGCGCCACGGCCGGGGCGGGGCGGTTGGCCACGCTGCTCATCTCCCCGACCCTGCTCGTGCTCGGCGTCGTCATCCTCTATCCGACGATCATGGCGATCCACACCTCCCTCTTCGGGGAGAAGGGGATCGACCCGGAGACCGGGTTCGTCAACGAGACCGAGCCGTTCGTCGGACTGGACAACTACGCCGCGATCCTGGGCAGCCGGGCGGACGAGTTCTGGAACGCCTTCTGGAACACCAGCTACTTCACCGTCACCACGGTGGCGCTGGAGACCGTCATCGGCGTCGGCATGGCGTTGATCATGCATCAGGCCCTGAAGGGACGCGCGCTCATCCGGGCGAGCATCCTCATCCCCTGGGCCATCCCCACGGCCGTCAGCGCCCTGCTGTGGCGCTGGGTCTTCAACACCGACGGCGTCGCCAACGCGATGCTGCCCGGGACCACGCTGTGGACGGCGGACGGCGTGCAGGCGCAGTTCGCCGTCATCATCGCCGAGGTGTGGAAGACCGCACCGTTCGTCGGACTGCTCACCCTGGCCGGCCTCCAGCTCATCCCCCGGGAGGTCTACGAGGCGGCCCGGGTGGACGGCGCCGGCGCGGTGGGCCGCTTCTGGCACATCACGCTGCCGCTGGTGAAGCCCGCCCTGCTGGTCGCGGTGCTGTTCCGCACCCTGGACGCGCTGCGGATGTTCGACCTCCCGTACATCCTGATCGGCGCGCAGAAGGACTCCGTCGAGACCCTCTCCATGCTCGCGCAGGCGGAGGCGTCGAACGTCAACTTCGGTCCCGCGTCGGCGTACGCGGTGCTGCTCTTCGTGTACGTCTTCCTCATCGCGCTGGCCTTCATCCGGCTGCTCGGCGCGGACCTGGTCGGCGGCGAGGACGGCGCCGGGGGCGGCGGGCGCCGCCGGGGACTGCTGAAGTCATTCGCGGGACGCGGCCGCACCGGCGCGCCGTCCCGCCGGAAGGAGGCGGTGGGCGCATGA
- a CDS encoding carbohydrate ABC transporter permease, with protein MSTAANPAAGHRPTGPSDPAASGPAASGPRPSGPKGQLARKVLLTLGVGAVIVYCLAPFYWMVVSSLRRTSDIFEMSALPSPLSFENYGAVFGPDQGFARALVNSLVVAGTTTVCALVLAIFTAYAVARLRFRFKKTILSTIIAMSMFPVVSIVVPLLRLFTDIGWINTYQAMILPSMSFALPLAVWNLTVFFRQLPDDLEQAAMIDGCTRGQAFRKIMLPLAAPGVFTTAIITFIAAWNEFLIALSMTNKAELQTATVAISKFTGATEFETPFGSQMAAGVLVTIPLVIMVVIFQRRIVAGLTAGAEK; from the coding sequence ATGAGCACCGCAGCGAACCCCGCGGCCGGTCACCGGCCCACCGGACCGTCCGACCCCGCGGCATCGGGCCCCGCGGCATCCGGCCCCCGGCCGTCCGGGCCGAAGGGACAGCTCGCCCGCAAGGTGCTGCTGACCCTGGGCGTCGGTGCCGTCATCGTGTACTGCCTGGCGCCGTTCTACTGGATGGTCGTCTCCAGCCTGCGGCGCACCTCCGACATCTTCGAGATGTCGGCGCTGCCGTCGCCGCTGTCCTTCGAGAACTACGGCGCGGTGTTCGGCCCGGACCAGGGCTTCGCCCGCGCGCTGGTGAACAGCCTCGTCGTCGCGGGTACCACCACGGTGTGCGCGCTGGTCCTGGCGATCTTCACCGCCTACGCGGTGGCCCGGCTGAGGTTCCGCTTCAAGAAGACGATCCTCAGCACCATCATCGCGATGTCGATGTTCCCGGTCGTCTCCATCGTCGTACCGCTGCTGCGGCTGTTCACCGACATCGGCTGGATCAACACCTACCAGGCGATGATCCTGCCCAGCATGTCGTTCGCGCTGCCCCTCGCCGTGTGGAACCTGACGGTCTTCTTCCGGCAGCTCCCCGACGACCTGGAGCAGGCCGCGATGATCGACGGCTGCACCCGCGGGCAGGCGTTCCGCAAGATCATGCTGCCGCTCGCCGCACCGGGCGTCTTCACCACGGCGATCATCACCTTCATCGCGGCGTGGAACGAGTTCCTGATCGCGCTGTCGATGACGAACAAGGCGGAGCTGCAGACCGCCACTGTGGCCATCTCCAAGTTCACCGGGGCGACGGAGTTCGAGACGCCGTTCGGCAGCCAGATGGCGGCCGGTGTGCTCGTGACCATCCCGCTGGTGATCATGGTGGTGATCTTCCAGCGCCGCATCGTCGCCGGTCTCACCGCCGGCGCGGAGAAGTGA
- a CDS encoding glycoside hydrolase family 13 protein, producing the protein MHSTTPPETTDTPWWRTAVIYQVYIRSFADGNGDGIGDLAGLRARLPYLRDLGVDALWINPWYPSPMADGGYDVADYRDIDPSFGTLAEAEEMIAEAHALGLRIILDIVPNHTSDEHPWFAEARAAAPGSAARERYLLRDGRGPDGSQPPNDWRSVFGGRAWTRLTEPDGTPGQWYLHLFDPKQPDLNWDNPQVRAEFEDILRFWFDRGVDGFRIDVAHGLAKHPDLPDIGIDDDAVFAPMDRYEGHPFWDLDPVHDIYRTWREIADSYDGDRAFVAEAHARHDRLPLYLRPDELHTAFNFDYLKAPWDPEELRTIIDRSIASHATVGAPATWVLSNHDVVRHVTRYGREETAELPNVPGDAPPTDLELGTRRARAAALLMLALPGGAYVYQGEELGLWEVEDIPGELLQDPTWERSGHTVRGRDGCRVPLPWSGVSPPFGNGGEDAVPWLPQPAEWKSYTAAAQTGEPASMLELYREALRLRRAEPGFAGSGLTWLDAPDGVLHLERGDRLRCVVNLTAEGCALPAGARLLLTSTPLDGARVPRDTAAWYRAAD; encoded by the coding sequence GTGCACAGCACCACCCCACCGGAGACCACCGACACGCCGTGGTGGCGCACGGCCGTCATCTACCAGGTCTACATCCGCAGCTTCGCCGACGGGAACGGCGACGGCATCGGTGACCTCGCCGGTCTCCGCGCGCGCCTGCCCTACTTGCGCGACCTGGGCGTCGACGCCCTGTGGATCAACCCGTGGTACCCCTCGCCGATGGCCGACGGCGGCTACGACGTCGCCGACTACCGCGACATCGACCCGTCGTTCGGCACCCTGGCCGAGGCCGAGGAGATGATCGCCGAGGCCCACGCGCTCGGCCTGCGCATCATCCTCGACATCGTCCCCAACCACACCTCCGACGAGCACCCCTGGTTCGCCGAGGCGCGGGCCGCCGCACCCGGCTCCGCCGCGCGCGAGCGGTACCTCCTGCGCGACGGCAGGGGACCGGACGGCTCGCAGCCGCCCAACGACTGGCGCAGCGTCTTCGGCGGCCGGGCCTGGACCCGCCTCACCGAGCCCGACGGCACACCGGGCCAGTGGTACCTGCACCTCTTCGACCCCAAGCAGCCCGACCTCAACTGGGACAACCCCCAGGTGCGCGCCGAGTTCGAGGACATCCTGCGCTTCTGGTTCGACCGGGGCGTCGACGGCTTCCGCATCGACGTCGCGCACGGCCTCGCCAAGCATCCGGACCTGCCGGACATCGGCATCGACGACGACGCCGTCTTCGCCCCGATGGACCGGTACGAGGGCCACCCCTTCTGGGACCTGGACCCCGTGCACGACATCTACCGCACCTGGCGGGAGATCGCCGACTCCTACGACGGCGACCGGGCGTTCGTCGCCGAGGCGCACGCACGCCACGACCGGCTGCCGCTCTACCTGCGCCCCGACGAATTGCACACCGCCTTCAACTTCGACTACCTGAAGGCTCCGTGGGACCCGGAGGAGCTGCGGACGATCATCGACCGCAGCATCGCCTCGCACGCGACGGTGGGGGCACCGGCGACCTGGGTGCTGTCCAACCACGACGTGGTCCGGCACGTCACCCGGTACGGGCGCGAGGAGACCGCCGAGCTGCCCAACGTGCCCGGCGACGCGCCCCCCACGGACCTGGAGCTCGGTACCCGCCGCGCCCGCGCGGCCGCCTTGCTGATGCTCGCGCTGCCCGGCGGTGCGTACGTCTACCAGGGGGAGGAGCTGGGGCTCTGGGAGGTCGAGGACATCCCCGGCGAACTGCTCCAGGACCCCACGTGGGAGCGGTCCGGCCACACCGTGCGCGGCCGTGACGGCTGCCGTGTGCCGCTGCCGTGGTCGGGCGTCTCGCCGCCCTTCGGCAACGGTGGCGAGGACGCCGTGCCGTGGCTGCCGCAGCCCGCCGAGTGGAAGTCGTACACGGCCGCGGCGCAGACCGGGGAACCGGCCTCGATGCTGGAGCTCTACCGCGAGGCGCTGCGGCTGCGCCGCGCCGAGCCCGGCTTCGCCGGGAGCGGCCTGACCTGGCTCGACGCACCCGACGGCGTCCTGCACCTGGAACGCGGCGACCGGCTGCGGTGCGTGGTCAACCTGACCGCCGAGGGCTGTGCCCTGCCGGCCGGGGCGCGCCTGCTGCTGACCTCCACGCCGCTGGACGGTGCGCGCGTCCCGCGCGACACCGCCGCCTGGTACCGCGCCGCGGACTGA
- a CDS encoding PhzF family phenazine biosynthesis protein: protein MVACQLARAFVDADGAHGNPALVVVEPEHRPASEPERQALADALGIPAVVFVTDDQGTVRIHGSYGTPIRFGGHPLLATAEVLHRLGRPVLWLSPTAGTVACRRDDAGTVWLTAPAAWSKPWRHYEMGSAREIEALTGLPAGEDFTQVWAWLDEAAGRVRARLWAPRIGKGEDEACGSASMLLTLKLDRDLEVVHGRHGAVIRTRRAGDGLVELGGRCVLDEPGAEVREKVEALYATAP from the coding sequence ATGGTCGCATGTCAGCTCGCCCGGGCGTTCGTCGACGCCGACGGCGCACACGGGAATCCCGCACTGGTCGTCGTCGAGCCGGAGCACCGGCCGGCGAGCGAGCCGGAGCGGCAGGCGCTGGCCGACGCACTCGGCATCCCGGCGGTCGTGTTCGTCACCGACGACCAGGGCACGGTGCGCATCCACGGCTCGTACGGCACGCCCATCCGGTTCGGCGGGCATCCGCTGCTGGCGACCGCCGAGGTGCTGCACCGGCTCGGCAGGCCGGTGCTGTGGTTGAGCCCCACGGCCGGCACGGTGGCCTGCCGACGGGACGACGCCGGGACCGTGTGGCTCACCGCCCCGGCCGCGTGGTCGAAGCCCTGGCGCCACTACGAGATGGGGAGCGCCCGGGAGATCGAGGCACTGACGGGGCTCCCCGCGGGCGAGGACTTCACCCAGGTGTGGGCCTGGCTCGACGAGGCCGCCGGCCGGGTGCGCGCGCGTCTGTGGGCGCCGCGCATCGGCAAGGGCGAGGACGAGGCCTGCGGCAGCGCGTCGATGCTGCTCACGCTGAAGCTGGACCGCGATCTCGAAGTCGTCCACGGCCGCCACGGCGCCGTCATCCGGACCCGGCGGGCCGGGGACGGGCTCGTCGAACTCGGCGGGCGCTGCGTGCTCGACGAGCCGGGCGCGGAGGTGCGGGAAAAGGTCGAGGCGCTGTACGCGACCGCGCCCTGA